Proteins encoded within one genomic window of Ursus arctos isolate Adak ecotype North America unplaced genomic scaffold, UrsArc2.0 scaffold_9, whole genome shotgun sequence:
- the LOC113245684 gene encoding transmembrane emp24 domain-containing protein 11 — MHILLLSGPCSVMPGSFKIQQWDIRRQDFLESAPGLGMFVTVTTYNDEVLLSKLYGPQGRFYFTSHSPGEHIICLESNSTRLVSFGGSKLRIHLEIRVGQRDLDAGLAQAKDRVNEVSFKLEHLIEQIEQIVKEQNYQRDREEDFRMISEDTNSNVLWWAFVQTLIFISIGIFQMKYLKDFFIAKKLV; from the exons ATGCATATTCTGCTCTTGTCGGGGCCATGCTCTGTGATGCCAG GGAGTTTCAAGATACAGCAATGGGACATACGCAGACAGGATTTCCTTGAATCTGCTCCTGGCTTGGGAATGTTTGTGACTGTTACAACTTACAACGATGAG GTGTTATTGTCCAAGTTATATGGCCCACAAGGAAGGTTCTATTTTACTTCACATTCACCAGGCGAACACATCATTTGCTTGGAATCTAATTCTACGAGGCTTGTGTCGTTTGGTGGGAGTAAGCTG CGCATCCACTTAGAGATTCGAGTTGGACAACGTGACCTTGATGCAGGCCTTGCTCAAGCGAAGGACAGAGTTAATGAAGTTAGCTTTAAGCTGGAACATCTAATTGAGCAAATTGAGCAAATAGTCAAAGAACAAAACTACCAAAGG GACCGTGAAGAAGATTTTCGAATGATCAGTGAAGATACAAATAGCAACGTTTTATGGTGGGCTTTTGTACAAACATTAATCTTTATCTCAATTggaattttccaaatgaaataccTTAAAGACTTCTTTATAGCTAAGAAACTCGTTTAA
- the LOC113245676 gene encoding spondin-2 isoform X2, with protein sequence MGAPSHATTWGRALWALLLTALGCEASQPLGGESVCTARPLAKYSITFTGKWSQTAFPKQYPLFRPPAQWSSLLGAAHSSDYSLWRKNQYVSDGLRDFAERGEAWALMREMEAAGEKLQSVHEVFSAPAVPSGTGQTSAELEAHSRHSLVSFVVRIVPSPDWFVGVDSLDLCDGDRWREQVAVDLYPYDAGTDSGFTFSSPNFATIPQDTVTEITSSSPSHPANSFYYPRLKSLPPIARVTLVRLRQNPRTFLLPAPSPAGAGGGNEIADSLSEVSGEPDPCQWRPCAWPVSQLTGRTPLSGSLCAPIHPGRGDGGGPAASGCGGAPTTV encoded by the exons ATGGGAGCCCCAAGTCACGCCACCACCTGGGGCAGGGCCCTGTGGGCCCTCCTCCTGACCGCACTTGGCTGCGAGGCCAGCCAGCCGCTGGGGGGAGAATCTGTCTGCACGGCCCGGCCCCTGGCCAAGTACAGCATCACCTTCACGGGCAAGTGGAGCCAGACAGCCTTCCCCAAGCAGTACCCCCTGTTCCGGCCCCCCGCACAGTGGTCGTCCCTGCTGG GGGCCGCGCACAGCTCCGACTACAGCCTGTGGCGGAAGAACCAGTACGTCAGCGACGGGCTCCGGGACTTTGCCGAGCGGGGCGAGGCCTGGGCCCTGATGCGGGAGATGGAGGCGGCCGGCGAGAAGCTGCAGAGCGTGCACGAGGTGTTCTCGGCGCCCGCCGTGCCCAGCGGCACCGGGCAGACGTCCGCGGAGCTGGAGGCCCACTCGCGCCACTCGCTG GTGTCCTTTGTGGTCCGCATCGTCCCCAGCCCAGACTGGTTTGTGGGCGTGGACAGTCTGGACCTGTGCGACGGGGACCGCTGGAGGGAGCAGGTGGCGGTGGACCTTTACCCCTACGACGCCGGCACCGACAGCGGCTTTACCTTCTCCTCCCCCAACTTCGCGACCATCCCGCAGGACACGGTGACGGAG ATaacctcctcctctcccagccaCCCCGCGAACTCCTTCTACTACCCACGGCTGAAGTCCCTGCCCCCCATCGCCAGAGTGACCCTGGTGCGACTCCGGCAGAACCCCAGGACCTTCCTTCTGCCCGCCCCAAGCCCTGCGGGCGCTGGCGGGGGCAATGAGATCGCGGACAGCCTCTCAG AAGTGAGTGGCGAACCAGACCCCTGTCAGTGGCGTCCCTGCGCGTGGCCCGTGTCACAGCTGACAGGCAGGACACCACTGAGCGGATCCCTCTGTGCCCCCATCCACCCCGGCAGAGGGGACGGTGGGGGACCGGCCGCGAGCGGGTGCGGGGGCGCTCCCACCACGGTCTGA
- the LOC113245676 gene encoding spondin-2 isoform X1: MGAPSHATTWGRALWALLLTALGCEASQPLGGESVCTARPLAKYSITFTGKWSQTAFPKQYPLFRPPAQWSSLLGAAHSSDYSLWRKNQYVSDGLRDFAERGEAWALMREMEAAGEKLQSVHEVFSAPAVPSGTGQTSAELEAHSRHSLVSFVVRIVPSPDWFVGVDSLDLCDGDRWREQVAVDLYPYDAGTDSGFTFSSPNFATIPQDTVTEITSSSPSHPANSFYYPRLKSLPPIARVTLVRLRQNPRTFLLPAPSPAGAGGGNEIADSLSVPETPLDCEVSLWSSWGLCGGPCGQLGAKSRTRYIRVQPANQGAPCPELEEEAECVPDNCV; the protein is encoded by the exons ATGGGAGCCCCAAGTCACGCCACCACCTGGGGCAGGGCCCTGTGGGCCCTCCTCCTGACCGCACTTGGCTGCGAGGCCAGCCAGCCGCTGGGGGGAGAATCTGTCTGCACGGCCCGGCCCCTGGCCAAGTACAGCATCACCTTCACGGGCAAGTGGAGCCAGACAGCCTTCCCCAAGCAGTACCCCCTGTTCCGGCCCCCCGCACAGTGGTCGTCCCTGCTGG GGGCCGCGCACAGCTCCGACTACAGCCTGTGGCGGAAGAACCAGTACGTCAGCGACGGGCTCCGGGACTTTGCCGAGCGGGGCGAGGCCTGGGCCCTGATGCGGGAGATGGAGGCGGCCGGCGAGAAGCTGCAGAGCGTGCACGAGGTGTTCTCGGCGCCCGCCGTGCCCAGCGGCACCGGGCAGACGTCCGCGGAGCTGGAGGCCCACTCGCGCCACTCGCTG GTGTCCTTTGTGGTCCGCATCGTCCCCAGCCCAGACTGGTTTGTGGGCGTGGACAGTCTGGACCTGTGCGACGGGGACCGCTGGAGGGAGCAGGTGGCGGTGGACCTTTACCCCTACGACGCCGGCACCGACAGCGGCTTTACCTTCTCCTCCCCCAACTTCGCGACCATCCCGCAGGACACGGTGACGGAG ATaacctcctcctctcccagccaCCCCGCGAACTCCTTCTACTACCCACGGCTGAAGTCCCTGCCCCCCATCGCCAGAGTGACCCTGGTGCGACTCCGGCAGAACCCCAGGACCTTCCTTCTGCCCGCCCCAAGCCCTGCGGGCGCTGGCGGGGGCAATGAGATCGCGGACAGCCTCTCAG TTCCAGAAACGCCGCTGGACTGCGAGGTCTCCCTGTGGTCGTCCTGGGGGCTGTGTGGAGGTCCGTGCGGGCAGCTGGGAGCCAAGAGCAGGACTCGCTACATCCGCGTGCAGCCGGCCAACCAGGGGGCACCCTGCCCCGAGCTTGAAGAGGAGGCTGAGTGCGTCCCCGACAACTGTGTCTGA